From Streptomyces sp. Edi4, one genomic window encodes:
- a CDS encoding DUF5914 domain-containing protein, which produces MVTRDPARRPRLPLGLRAHAVPWERQRSTWREAGPALIAAALRRAQARPWGYWYVAGASRDLTPAAPWGRVIAGQEIVVWRDARGTVVAGPGQCPHLGAPLKDSPVRCGTLICHWHGLALTGAPTSGWEPLPAYDDGVLIWVRLDTADANDAHQVPLAEPALPRRPSLERSLVSVYTTAGTCEPEDIVANRLDPWHGAWFHPYAFVDLTVVSAPGRDCSEEDDAFVVDVSFKVAGRVVVPVRAAFTAPGPRTVVMRITRGEGEGSVVETHATPLGTDARGRPRTAVVEAVVATSDRPGFRVAHLLGPIARPLIRHTAGRLWRDDLAYAERRWLLRSTGRFPG; this is translated from the coding sequence ATGGTTACGCGCGATCCGGCACGGCGTCCCCGCCTCCCCCTCGGCCTGCGCGCACATGCCGTGCCCTGGGAGCGCCAGCGCAGCACATGGCGGGAGGCCGGCCCGGCCCTGATCGCGGCGGCGCTGCGCCGCGCCCAGGCCAGGCCCTGGGGCTACTGGTATGTGGCGGGAGCCTCCCGCGACCTGACCCCGGCCGCGCCCTGGGGACGGGTCATCGCGGGCCAGGAGATCGTGGTGTGGCGCGACGCGCGGGGAACGGTGGTGGCGGGACCCGGGCAGTGCCCGCACCTCGGGGCGCCCTTGAAGGACAGCCCGGTGCGCTGCGGGACCCTGATCTGCCATTGGCACGGTCTCGCCCTGACGGGGGCTCCGACGTCGGGCTGGGAACCTCTGCCCGCGTACGACGACGGAGTGCTGATCTGGGTACGGCTCGACACGGCCGACGCGAACGATGCCCATCAAGTGCCGTTGGCTGAACCGGCGTTGCCCCGGCGTCCGAGCCTGGAGCGGTCGCTCGTCTCCGTGTACACGACGGCGGGCACCTGCGAGCCCGAGGACATCGTCGCCAACCGCCTCGACCCCTGGCACGGCGCCTGGTTCCATCCGTACGCCTTCGTCGACCTGACGGTGGTGAGCGCGCCGGGGCGCGACTGCTCCGAGGAGGACGACGCGTTCGTCGTCGACGTGTCGTTCAAGGTCGCCGGCCGCGTCGTCGTCCCGGTGCGCGCCGCCTTCACGGCGCCCGGGCCCCGCACCGTGGTCATGCGCATCACCCGGGGCGAGGGCGAGGGCTCGGTCGTCGAAACGCATGCGACGCCGCTGGGCACCGACGCTCGGGGACGGCCGCGCACCGCCGTGGTCGAAGCGGTCGTCGCCACCTCCGACCGGCCCGGCTTCCGCGTGGCCCATCTGCTCGGTCCGATCGCCAGACCCCTGATCCGGCACACGGCCGGACGACTGTGGCGGGACGACCTCGCGTACGCGGAGCGGCGCTGGCTGCTGCGCTCGACGGGGCGCTTCCCTGGCTGA